In Erigeron canadensis isolate Cc75 chromosome 1, C_canadensis_v1, whole genome shotgun sequence, a single window of DNA contains:
- the LOC122578837 gene encoding anaphase-promoting complex subunit 2 — MAMDALLSVCNLGVLESLSETSISEILDSWNSFCLITETIINSYHNNNNNDDANLLTFSSSYISKFRSNVSSLCRYGGLCSLVEQHFLQSLQDVFEKNSAPKFWKNFDAYSNVLDHEMNGGDMQEDEVELLLCKALEEISLEKQYQEKCLVMLVNCLQPCHDNAPMEGHPLDVEKVLFSKYRLIVSSVLMTTLPREFTEVLHRYFKGRLEELSTIMTGDYEDSNEFQDNNRPGKMDIDGTYVKNKTLENKLVRNIGMVVHNLRNLGFTSMTEDAYASAIFLLLKAKVYDLAGDDYRNSVLESIKGWIQAVPLQFLHALLDYLGDSMSCLSPSSTKSPLASTPSSCYSETGKLSEGIIRWQLRLEYFAYETLQDLRIAKLFEIIVDYPDSAPAIEDLKQCLEYTGQHSKLVDSFISALRYRLLTAGASTNDILHQYVSTIKALRTIDPAGVFLEAVGEPIREYLRGRKDTIKCIVTMLTDGTGGNNSGPGNTGDSLLEELNRDEENQESTPLDDDITTDDKQAWIDVQRWEPDPVEADPLKGSRYGRKVDVLGMVVGIIGSKDQLINEYRVMLAEKLLNKTDYDIDTEIRTLELLKIHFGESSMQKCEIMLNDLIDSKRTNTNVKTTINQLSQTGVEPLEHEISFDILDATIISSNFWPPIQDEAVNIPEPVERLLSDYAKRFHEIKTPRKLLWKKNLGTVKLDLEFEDRTLQFTVTPVHASIIMQFQDQKSWTSKNLASAIGVPVDTLQRRINFWISKGIIAESSDGDSSDHMYTLVDGTDDGGKTAINNEELVADDDADRSVASVEDQLRKEMTVYEKFILGMLTNFGSMALDRIHNTLKMFCITDPTYDKSLQQLQSFLSGLVVEEKLELRDGMYFLKK, encoded by the exons ATGGCGATGGACGCTTTATTGTCAGTTTGTAATTTGGGGGTTTTGGAATCGCTATCCGAAACTTCAATCTCAGAGATTTTAGATAGCTGGAACAGCTTCTGTTTGATTACAGAAACCATCATTAACagttatcataataataataataatgatgacgcaaatttgttaactttttcttcttcttatatTTCCAAGTTTCGATCCAATGTTTCGAGTCTATGCAGATACGGCGGTCTTTGTTCGTTAGTCGAACAACATTTCCTTCAATCCCTTCAG GACGTTTTTGAGAAAAATAGTGCTCCAAAGTTTTGGAAGAATTTTGATGCTTATAGCAATGTCCTGGACCATGAAATGAATGGCGGAGAT ATGCAAGAAGATGAGGTTGAATTACTACTTTGTAAAGCTTTGGAAGAAATATCACTGGAAAAACAGTACCAAGAGAAGTGCTTAGTGATGCTGGTTAACTGTTTACAACCATGCCATGATAATGCACCAATGGAAGGGCACCCCTTAGATGTTGAAAAGGTCCTCTTTTCTAAGTATCGGTTAATTGTCTCTTCTGTTCTCATGACCACTCTGCCACGCGAATTTACTG AGGTACTCCACCGGTACTTCAAAGGAAGGTTAGAGGAGTTGAGTACAATCATGACTGGAGATTATGAAGACAGTAATGAATTCCAAGACAATAATCGACCTGGAAAAATGGATATTGATGGAACTTATGTTAAGAATAAAACTTTGGAAAACAAGTTAGTGAGGAACATAGGAATGGTTGTTCATAATCTAAGAAATCTTGGATTCACATCTATGACGGAAGACGCCTATGCGTCTgcaatttttttgcttttaaag GCTAAAGTTTATGATCTAGCTGGCGACGATTATAGGAATTCTGTTTTGGAGTCTATCAAGGGTTGGATACAG GCTGTACCTCTGCAGTTTTTGCATGCACTTCTTGATTATCTTGGTGATTCTATGAGCTGTCTTAGCCCTTCCAGTACAAAATCACCTCTAGCATCAACCCCTTCATCATGCTATTCAGAAACCGGTAAACTCTCTGAAGGAATCATTAGATGGCAGTTACGATTGGAGTATTTTGCTTATGAAACTTTGCAAGATTTAAGAATAGCCAAACTTTTTGAGATTATTGTGGATTACCCAGACAG TGCTCCTGCCATTGAAGACTTGAAACAATGTCTGGAGTACACTGGGCAACATTCAAAACTTGTTGATTCGTTCATTTCTGCACTGCGATACCGGTTATTGACGGCTGGAGCTTCAACGAATGATATATTGCACCAATATGTTTCAACTATAAAAGCACTTCGAACAATAGACCCAGCAGGAGTGTTTCTGGAAGCAGTTGGTGAACCAATCAGGGAATATTTAAGAGGAAGGAAAGATACTATAAAATGTATTGTGACTATGCTTACTGATGGTACTGGTGGGAATAACAGTGGGCCTGGAAACACCGGGGATAGCCTGCTTGAAGAATTAAATAGAGATGAAGAAAATCAAGAAAGTACGCCTCTGGATGATGATATTACTACGGACGACAAGCAAGCATGGATTGATGTGCAACG CTGGGAACCCGATCCTGTCGAGGCTGATCCTTTGAAGGGGAGCCGGTATGGAAGGAAAGTTGATGTACTTGGAATGGTTGTTGGGATAATTGGTTCAAAGGATCAGTTAATAAATGAATATCGTGTTATGTTAGCTGAAAAGCTTCTGAACAAAACTGATTATGACATCGACACGGAAATACGAACGCTGGAGCTTCTCAAG ATACATTTTGGTGAAAGCAGCATGCAGAAATGTGAGATCATGCTCAATGATCTGATTGATTCAAAAAGGACAAACACAAATGTTAAAACCACCATTAATCAGTTATCTCAAACAG GTGTTGAGCCTCTGGAGCATGAGATTTCGTTTGATATTCTTGATGCTACTATCATATCTTCAAATTTCTGGCCACCTATCCAG GATGAGGCTGTCAACATACCTGAGCCTGTGGAACGGCTTTTAAGTGACTATGCTAAGAGATTTCATGAAATTAAAACTCCTCGCAAGCTATTATGGAAGAAAAATCTTGGTACCGTGAAG TTAGACTTGGAATTTGAGGATAGAACTTTGCAGTTCACGGTCACTCCTGTACATGCTTCAATCATTATGCAATTTCAAGATCAAAAAAG TTGGACTTCCAAGAATCTTGCATCTGCTATTGGGGTGCCTGTAGACACACTTCAAAGAAGAATAAACTTCTGGATAAGCAAG GGGATCATTGCAGAGTCTTCAGATGGTGACTCTAGTGATCACATGTATACTCTGGTGGATGGCACAGATGATGGTGGTAAGACTGCCATTAACAATGAGGAGTTGGTAGCTGATGATGATGCCGATAGATCAGTGGCTTCAGTTGAGGATCAGTTACGAAAAGAAATGACTGTATACGAG AAATTCATCTTGGGGATGCTTACAAATTTTGGCAGCATGGCGTTGGATCGAATTCATAATACTCTCAAG ATGTTTTGCATTACTGATCCCACTTACGACAAGTCACTCCAACAACTGCAAAGCTTTTTGTCGGGCCTAGTTGTAGAAGAGAAGTTAGAACTTAGAGACGGGATGTACTTTCTAAAGAAATGA
- the LOC122583376 gene encoding mitochondrial import inner membrane translocase subunit TIM23-1-like, with product MSYQPQSPDQSDDGVGRRLYNPYQDLNIPARTLYKLPTSPEFLFQEESVAQRRSWGENLTYYTGIGYLGGSIYGGVKGLPLARKEFEPSDSRKLKLNRILNKCGQKGGEFGNKTGVLGLLYAGIESGMVAVRDTDDNVNSVVAGLCTGAVYKAAQGVRSAAIAGAIGGVLAGLAVSGKQVAKRYIPI from the coding sequence ATGTCCTACCAACCACAATCACCCGATCAATCAGACGACGGCGTCGGCCGCCGTCTATACAACCCATACCAAGATCTCAACATTCCAGCCAGAACGCTATACAAACTCCCAACCTCGCCGGAATTTCTATTCCAAGAAGAATCAGTCGCACAACGACGTTCATGGGGCGAAAACCTAACCTACTATACCGGAATCGGTTACCTCGGCGGCTCAATTTACGGCGGAGTAAAAGGGTTACCATTAGCTAGAAAAGAATTCGAACCTAGTGATTCTaggaaactgaaattgaataGAATATTAAATAAATGTGGACAAAAAGGTGGTGAATTTGGGAACAAAACTGGTGTTTTAGGTTTGTTGTATGCAGGTATTGAGAGTGGAATGGTTGCTGTTCGAGATACCGATGATAACGTTAACAGCGTTGTCGCTGGGCTCTGCACCGGGGCGGTTTATAAGGCGGCGCAAGGCGTGCGGTCTGCTGCCATTGCTGGTGCTATTGGTGGTGTCCTTGCTGGATTGGCTGTTTCTGGTAAACAGGTTGCAAAAAGATACATTCCCATTTGA
- the LOC122585043 gene encoding mitochondrial import inner membrane translocase subunit TIM23-2-like: MSYEPRSPDQSDDSSGRRLYNPYQDLNIPSRTLYKLPTSPEFLFQEESVAQRRSWGENLTYYTGIGYLGGSIYGGAKGLPLARKEFEPSDSRKLKLNRILNKCGQKGGEFGNKTGVLGLLYAGIESGMVAVRDTDDNVNSVVAGLCTGAVYKAAQGVRSAAIAGAIGGVLAGLAVSGKQVAKRYVPI, from the coding sequence ATGTCATACGAACCACGATCACCTGATCAATCAGACGACAGTAGCGGCCGGCGTCTATACAATCCATACCAAGATCTCAACATTCCGTCCAGAACGCTATACAAACTTCCAACCTCGCCGGAATTTCTATTCCAAGAAGAATCAGTCGCACAACGACGTTCATGGGGCGAAAACCTAACCTACTATACCGGAATCGGTTACCTCGGCGGCTCAATTTACGGCGGAGCAAAAGGGTTACCGTTAGCCAGAAAAGAATTCGAACCTAGTGATTCTaggaaactgaaattgaataGAATATTAAATAAATGTGGACAAAAAGGTGGTGAATTTGGAAACAAAACTGGTGTTTTAGGTTTGTTGTATGCAGGTATTGAGAGTGGAATGGTTGCTGTTCGAGATACCGATGATAACGTTAACAGCGTTGTCGCTGGGCTCTGCACTGGGGCGGTTTATAAGGCGGCGCAAGGCGTTCGGTCTGCTGCCATTGCTGGTGCTATTGGTGGTGTTCTTGCTGGATTGGCTGTTTCTGGTAAACAGGTTGCAAAGAGATATGTTCCCATTTGA
- the LOC122585042 gene encoding methyltransferase FGSG_00040 has product MKETEQQITEEEKMQHLRFKANQFFLREDWEQSIQTYSQYISLCQTHISNPQNQPDPKLQESLCLAFSKRAETRSKIRDFDEALKDCDESLKIENTHFKTLMCKGKILLNLDRYSMALNCFKIANLDHPINKDSKILNGYLENCKKLESLSRSGAFDFTSWITNGFKGKLPELAEYIGAIEIKKSEISGRGLVATKNIDVGSLLLVTKAIATERGILSKNEDLDHNAQMVMWKNFIDKVVKSSSSCKRTQYMISKLSVGENEEALEVPDIGIFRPESEQDCRLLNEKMDMDFLLSILDVNSLVEETFSSKFLGKNGDYHGVGLWVLASFINHSCNPNARRFHIGDHVIVHASRDIKEGEEITFGYFDVFSPLKARKQMANNWGFDCHCKRCKFENEIWLKHEMGEIEIGHENGADVGTTIYKLEECMRKWMVRGKMKGYLRASFWKVYSELFVSEKLLRKWGRKIPTIEMVVESIVEAVGGDERVLRVVIEGMKRNGGGGVVEMEKVMKLGRGVYGKVMKKQAMRSLLS; this is encoded by the coding sequence ATGAAAGAAACAGAACAACAAATCACAGAAGAGGAAAAAATGCAACATCTTCGATTCAAAGCCAATCAATTTTTTCTTAGAGAAGACTGGGAACAATCAATACAAACATATTCTCAATATATATCTCTATGCCAAACCCACATTTCAAATCCCCAAAATCAACCCGACCCGAAACTCCAAGAATCTCTCTGTTTAGCCTTTTCAAAGCGGGCCGAAACAAGATCGAAAATCCGGGATTTTGATGAAGCCCTTAAAGATTGTGATGAATCGTTGAAGATTGAAAATACCCATTTCAAAACCCTAATGTGTAAAGGTAAGATCTTGCTGAATCTTGATAGATATAGTATGGCTTTAAATTGTTTCAAGATTGCGAATCTTGATCACCCCATTAATAAAGATTCTAAAATCTTAAATGGGTATTTGGAAAATTGTAAAAAGCTTGAATCTTTATCAAGATCTGGTGCATTTGATTTTACTAGTTGGATTACAAATGGGTTTAAAGGTAAGCTTCCTGAGTTAGCAGAGTACATTGGGGCTATTGAAATCAAAAAATCTGAAATTAGTGGTAGAGGATTGGTTGCAACTAAGAATATTGATGTTGGTTCTTTGTTGTTGGTCACTAAAGCTATTGCAACCGAAAGAGGGATATTGTCGAAAAATGAAGATTTGGATCACAATGCTCAAATGGTAATGTGGAAGAATTTTATAGATAAAGTTGTTAAATCAAGTTCAAGTTGCAAAAGAACACAATATATGATCTCAAAGTTATCTGTTGGTGAAAATGAGGAAGCTCTTGAGGTTCCTGATATCGGTATTTTTAGGCCTGAATCAGAGCAAGATTGTAGGTTATTGAATGAAAAGATGGATATGGATTTTTTGTTGAGTATATTGGATGTGAATTCGCTTGTTGAAGAGAcattttcaagtaaatttttgggGAAAAATGGCGATTATCATGGAGTTGGGCTATGGGTTTTAGCTTCTTTTATTAATCATTCATGTAATCCTAATGCCAGGAGATTTCACATTGGAGATCATGTAATTGTTCATGCTTCTAGAGATATAAAAGAAGGTGAAGAGATCACTTTTGGCTATTTTGATGTGTTTTCACCATTAAAAGCCCGAAAACAAATGGCAAACAATTGGGGGTTTGATTGTCATTGCAAGAGGTGCAAATTTGAgaacgaaatttggttaaaacaCGAGATGGGAGAAATTGAAATTGGGCATGAAAATGGGGCAGATGTCGGAACAACGATTTATAAGTTAGAGGAGTGTATGAGGAAATGGATGGTGAGAGGTAAAATGAAAGGTTACTTGAGGGCTTCATTTTGGAAGGTTTATTCGGAACTTTTTGTATCGGAGAAGTTATTGAGGAAGTGGGGGAGGAAAATTCCGACAATAGAGATGGTCGTGGAGAGTATCGTGGAGGCGGTTGGGGGCGATGAGCGTGTTTTAAGGGTGGTCATTGAAGGGATGAAGAggaatggtggtggtggagtgGTGGAAATGGAGAAGGTAATGAAGTTAGGGAGAGGAGTTTATGGGAAAGTAATGAAGAAACAAGCAATGAGAAGTCTACTTAGTTGA